In a genomic window of Micromonospora cremea:
- a CDS encoding SRPBCC family protein has translation MILVERSAHVAAPVEVVWDVVQRAEQLPAWLAGVRAAEVLSGEGFGRRQLVQAGRGSAHEAEVIAYQEPTLIGWRERAKGAGARAEARTEIYVQLTPDEEEEGGTIVRLIVVRWPAGPVKAALLRLGLRRVGADLEDSLARLTDLAAVG, from the coding sequence ATGATCCTCGTAGAACGCAGTGCGCACGTGGCGGCGCCGGTGGAAGTGGTCTGGGACGTCGTACAGCGGGCCGAGCAGTTGCCGGCCTGGCTGGCGGGGGTCCGCGCGGCCGAAGTGCTCTCGGGGGAGGGCTTCGGACGGCGGCAGTTGGTCCAGGCGGGGCGCGGCTCGGCGCACGAGGCCGAGGTGATCGCCTACCAGGAGCCGACTCTGATCGGCTGGCGGGAACGGGCCAAGGGCGCCGGTGCCCGCGCGGAGGCGCGCACCGAAATCTACGTCCAGCTCACTCCCGACGAGGAGGAGGAGGGCGGGACCATCGTGCGGCTCATCGTGGTCCGCTGGCCGGCAGGCCCGGTCAAGGCGGCCCTGCTGCGCCTGGGGCTGCGTCGGGTCGGCGCGGACCTGGAGGACTCGCTGGCCCGGCTGACCGACCTGGCCGCCGTCGGCTGA
- the gltX gene encoding glutamate--tRNA ligase — protein sequence MTVRVRFAPSPTGMFHVGGARSALQNWIYAKQQGGVFVLRIEDTDAARNKPEWTEGILSALDWIGISRGSYEGPYFQSQNAGEHRAAAARLYESGRAYYCDCTREDVQARTGSQYQGYDGYHRDLGLGPGEGRALRFRTPDEGATVVVDLIRGEPTFENRLIEDFVIARGDGSPVFLLANVVDDLTMGITHVIRAEEHLPNTPKQQLLWDALGVKPPIWAHVPVVVNEKRQKLSKRRDKVALEAYREEGYLAGAMRNYLMLLGWAPSGDREIVPWSVIEDEFRLEEVNPSPAFFDEKKLRAFNGEYIRALPVAEFIDACQPWLTGTGTIAPPPWQPEEFDADAFAAVAPLAQTRIAVLSEIVPNVDFLFLASPLIDEAAWTKTMKDGSADLLDAAIAAFEALESWDAESLKSTLEAVGAERGLKLGKTQAPVRVAVTGRTVGLPLFESLEVLGRERTLTRMRAARLRLV from the coding sequence GTGACGGTACGTGTGCGCTTCGCCCCTTCCCCGACCGGTATGTTCCATGTCGGCGGCGCCCGCTCGGCGCTGCAGAACTGGATCTACGCCAAGCAGCAGGGCGGGGTCTTCGTGCTGCGCATCGAGGACACCGACGCGGCGCGCAACAAGCCCGAGTGGACCGAGGGCATCCTCTCCGCGCTGGACTGGATCGGCATCTCCCGGGGCAGCTACGAGGGACCGTACTTCCAGTCACAGAACGCCGGCGAGCACCGGGCCGCCGCGGCCCGGCTCTACGAGTCGGGCCGCGCGTACTACTGCGACTGCACCCGCGAGGACGTGCAGGCCCGCACCGGCTCGCAGTACCAGGGCTACGACGGCTACCACCGCGACCTCGGCCTCGGCCCCGGTGAGGGTCGGGCGCTGCGCTTCCGTACGCCCGACGAGGGCGCGACCGTGGTGGTCGACCTGATCCGCGGCGAACCCACCTTCGAGAACCGGCTCATCGAGGACTTCGTCATCGCCCGGGGCGACGGCTCGCCGGTCTTCCTGCTGGCCAACGTCGTCGACGACCTGACCATGGGGATCACCCACGTGATCCGCGCCGAGGAGCACCTGCCCAACACCCCCAAGCAGCAGCTGCTCTGGGACGCCCTCGGGGTCAAGCCGCCGATCTGGGCGCACGTGCCGGTGGTGGTCAACGAGAAGCGGCAGAAGCTCTCCAAGCGCCGGGACAAGGTCGCCCTGGAGGCGTACCGCGAGGAGGGCTACCTCGCCGGCGCGATGCGCAACTACCTGATGCTGCTCGGCTGGGCGCCCTCCGGGGACCGGGAGATCGTCCCCTGGTCGGTGATCGAGGACGAGTTCCGGCTGGAGGAGGTCAACCCCTCCCCGGCGTTCTTCGACGAGAAGAAGCTGCGCGCGTTCAACGGCGAGTACATCCGCGCACTGCCGGTGGCCGAGTTCATCGACGCCTGCCAGCCGTGGTTGACCGGCACCGGGACCATCGCGCCGCCACCGTGGCAGCCCGAGGAGTTCGATGCCGACGCGTTCGCCGCCGTGGCGCCGCTGGCTCAGACCCGGATCGCGGTGCTCAGCGAGATCGTGCCGAACGTCGACTTCCTCTTCCTGGCCTCGCCACTGATCGACGAGGCCGCCTGGACCAAGACCATGAAGGACGGCTCGGCCGACCTGTTGGACGCCGCCATCGCCGCGTTCGAGGCGCTGGAGTCCTGGGACGCCGAGTCGCTGAAGTCGACGCTGGAGGCGGTCGGCGCCGAGCGGGGCCTCAAGCTCGGCAAGACGCAGGCGCCGGTCCGGGTCGCCGTCACCGGTCGCACCGTTGGTCTGCCGCTGTTCGAGTCGCTGGAGGTGCTCGGTCGCGAGCGCACCCTGACCCGGATGCGCGCCGCCCGGCTCCGCCTGGTCTGA
- a CDS encoding MFS transporter has translation MTTLDPTPASLPAALAEPTVPVRRGWIALIFAANLGVWMAFFTPIQVLLPQQIERIAPGDKETMLAVVTGLGALAAVLANPLAGALSDRTCLRVAGREFGRRHVWTAGGALLGAAALVLLAQQRTILGVALGWVAAQVCFNAMLASLTAAVPDRVPVVQRGGVSGWVGIPQALGLVLGAVLVTALVTGNAAGYLAIAVAILLLSLPFALFTPDDPLPRAHRPALRTRALLASMWISPRRHPDFAWAWITRFLVQLGNALGTLYLLYFLTDGVRHPDPEGGLLVLILLYTLGMMLTAVVAGRLSDRSGRRKIYVITSGLIMAVAALLLAVAPVWPMAIVAALLLGAGYGVYLSVDAALITQVLPRATDRAKDLGVINIANSAPQVLGPALSAPLVVHLGGYPTLYAVTAAVTLVGSALVVKIRSVP, from the coding sequence GTGACCACCCTCGACCCGACCCCGGCGTCGCTGCCGGCCGCGCTCGCCGAGCCGACCGTGCCGGTACGGCGCGGCTGGATCGCGTTGATCTTCGCGGCCAACCTCGGGGTCTGGATGGCGTTCTTCACCCCGATCCAGGTCCTGCTGCCGCAGCAGATCGAGCGGATCGCGCCGGGCGACAAGGAGACCATGCTGGCCGTGGTCACCGGCCTGGGCGCGCTGGCCGCGGTGCTGGCCAACCCCCTCGCGGGCGCGCTGTCCGACCGGACCTGCCTGCGGGTGGCCGGCCGGGAGTTCGGCCGCCGGCACGTCTGGACCGCGGGTGGGGCACTGCTCGGCGCGGCGGCCCTGGTGCTGCTGGCCCAGCAGCGGACCATCCTCGGCGTCGCCCTCGGCTGGGTCGCCGCACAGGTGTGCTTCAACGCGATGCTGGCCAGCCTCACCGCGGCCGTCCCGGACCGGGTGCCGGTCGTGCAGCGCGGCGGTGTCTCCGGCTGGGTGGGCATCCCGCAGGCGCTCGGACTGGTGCTCGGCGCGGTGCTGGTCACCGCCCTGGTCACCGGCAACGCCGCCGGCTACCTGGCCATCGCGGTGGCCATCCTGCTGCTGTCACTGCCGTTCGCGCTGTTCACCCCCGACGATCCGCTGCCCCGCGCACACCGGCCGGCGCTGCGGACGCGCGCGCTGCTGGCGTCGATGTGGATCAGCCCGCGCCGGCACCCGGACTTCGCCTGGGCCTGGATCACCCGGTTCCTGGTCCAGCTCGGCAACGCCCTGGGCACCCTCTACCTGCTGTACTTCCTCACCGACGGGGTACGCCACCCCGATCCCGAGGGCGGCCTGCTCGTGCTGATCCTGCTCTACACGCTCGGCATGATGCTGACGGCGGTGGTCGCCGGCCGGCTGTCCGACCGCTCCGGGCGGCGCAAGATCTACGTGATCACCTCGGGGCTGATCATGGCGGTGGCGGCGCTGCTGCTCGCGGTCGCGCCGGTCTGGCCGATGGCGATCGTCGCCGCGCTGCTGCTCGGCGCCGGGTACGGCGTCTACCTCTCGGTGGACGCCGCGCTGATCACCCAGGTGCTGCCCCGGGCCACCGACCGGGCCAAGGACCTCGGCGTGATCAACATCGCCAACTCGGCGCCACAGGTGCTCGGCCCGGCGCTCTCCGCCCCGCTGGTGGTGCATCTGGGCGGCTACCCGACGCTCTACGCGGTCACCGCCGCGGTCACCCTGGTCGGCAGCGCCCTGGTCGTCAAGATCCGCTCAGTGCCCTGA
- a CDS encoding alkaline phosphatase D family protein, producing MSLSRRTILLSGAALGAASAVTGLPVAAGAAAARRPLAYPFTLGVASGDPDHDGFVLWTRLAPHPLAEDGLGGMPERDVPVHWELAGDERFRHVLRSGVAVARTRSAHSVHVELAGLLPGREYFYRFRAERHVSPVGRTRTAPAPWTMPAALAMGFASCSQYEHGYFTAYRRLAETEPELILHLGDYQYEYAPDTYTVPGGNPRDHEGPETRTLANYRQRHAQYKTDADLQAAHAVAPWVVVFDDHEVENNWADDAPEAPDPEFPARRAAAFQAYYENMPLRRTSLPRGIDMQLYRRVRWGRLATFHMLDTRQYRDDQACGDGYDACPAAYDPARSITGAEQEAWLLDGFRRSDARWDILGQQVFFAQRDNNAGPLTVTSMDAWDGYVASRDRITRGWLAAGVRNPVVLTGDVHAHWASDLKLDYADPTSRTVGTELVCSSITSGGDGADSASGSHPWFGFNPHLRFQNNLRGYVRTTITPGQLSSDFDVLPYASQPGAPAYTRASFVIEDRLPGLQQTADNPVPSTARSTASQADQGQQTVQQETLRP from the coding sequence GTGTCACTGTCCCGACGTACCATCCTGCTGTCCGGCGCCGCCCTCGGCGCTGCGAGTGCGGTCACCGGGCTGCCGGTGGCCGCCGGCGCGGCGGCGGCCCGCCGGCCGCTGGCCTACCCGTTCACCCTCGGCGTGGCCTCCGGCGACCCGGATCACGACGGGTTCGTGCTGTGGACCCGACTGGCCCCGCATCCGCTGGCCGAGGACGGCCTCGGCGGCATGCCGGAGCGCGACGTCCCGGTGCACTGGGAGTTGGCCGGCGACGAGCGGTTCCGGCACGTGCTGCGGAGCGGCGTCGCGGTCGCCCGCACCCGCTCGGCCCACAGCGTGCACGTGGAGCTGGCCGGCCTGCTGCCCGGCCGGGAGTACTTCTACCGGTTCCGCGCCGAACGGCACGTCTCGCCGGTCGGGCGCACCCGCACCGCCCCGGCGCCGTGGACCATGCCCGCCGCCCTGGCGATGGGCTTCGCCTCCTGCTCCCAGTACGAACACGGCTACTTCACCGCCTACCGACGGCTGGCGGAGACCGAGCCGGAGCTGATCCTGCACTTGGGCGACTACCAGTACGAGTACGCCCCGGACACGTACACCGTCCCGGGTGGCAACCCGCGTGACCACGAGGGGCCGGAGACCCGGACGCTGGCCAACTACCGGCAGCGGCACGCCCAGTACAAGACCGACGCCGACCTGCAGGCGGCGCACGCGGTGGCGCCGTGGGTGGTGGTCTTCGACGACCACGAGGTGGAGAACAACTGGGCCGACGATGCGCCGGAGGCACCGGACCCGGAGTTCCCCGCCCGGCGGGCGGCGGCGTTCCAGGCGTACTACGAGAACATGCCGCTGCGGCGCACCTCGCTCCCGCGCGGCATCGACATGCAGCTCTACCGGCGGGTCCGCTGGGGGCGGCTGGCCACCTTCCACATGCTCGACACCCGCCAGTACCGCGACGACCAGGCCTGCGGCGACGGGTACGACGCCTGCCCGGCGGCCTACGACCCGGCCCGGTCCATCACGGGCGCGGAACAGGAGGCGTGGCTGCTGGACGGCTTCCGCCGCTCGGACGCTCGCTGGGACATCCTGGGCCAGCAGGTGTTCTTCGCCCAGCGGGACAACAACGCCGGCCCGCTCACCGTCACCAGCATGGACGCCTGGGACGGCTACGTCGCCTCCCGGGACCGGATCACCCGGGGCTGGCTGGCCGCCGGGGTGCGCAACCCGGTGGTGCTGACCGGCGACGTGCACGCGCACTGGGCCAGTGACCTGAAGCTGGACTACGCCGACCCGACCTCGCGCACCGTCGGCACCGAGCTGGTCTGCTCCTCGATCACCTCAGGCGGCGACGGCGCGGACTCGGCGTCCGGGTCGCACCCGTGGTTCGGCTTCAACCCGCACCTGCGCTTCCAGAACAACCTGCGGGGGTACGTGCGCACCACGATCACCCCGGGGCAGCTCTCCTCCGACTTCGACGTGCTGCCGTACGCGAGTCAGCCGGGCGCGCCCGCGTACACCCGGGCATCGTTCGTGATCGAGGACCGCCTTCCCGGCCTGCAGCAGACGGCCGACAACCCCGTCCCGTCGACCGCCCGCAGCACGGCCAGCCAGGCCGACCAGGGACAGCAGACCGTCCAACAAGAAACCCTCCGCCCATAA
- the aceE gene encoding pyruvate dehydrogenase (acetyl-transferring), homodimeric type gives MATERKRPVISDGLPSQLPDIDPEETSEWVESLDGVIDERGAKRARYVMLRLLERARERQVGVPPLTTTDYINTITPEREPWFPGDEHVERRIRAYVRWNAAMLVHRAQRPEIGVGGHISTFASSASLYEVGFNHFFRGKNHPGGGDHIYYQGHASPGMYARAFLEGRLSEHQLDGFRQELSHPGGGLPSYPHPRLMPDFWEFPTVSMGLGGLNAIYQARFNRYLQHRGIKDTSQQHVWAFLGDGEMDEPETLGAIGVAAREELDNLTFVINCNLQRLDGPVRGNGKVMQELEAFFRGAGWNVIKVVWGREWDPLLAADTDGALVNLMNTTTDGDYQTYKAESGAYVREHFFGRDPRTRKMVEPLSDDEIWNLKRGGHDYRKLYAAYKAATEHTGQPTVILAKTIKGWTLGSHFEGRNATHQMKKLTLEDLKTFRDRLYLDIPDSALEENPYLPPYYHPGEKSEELAYLKERREQLGGYLPSRRTSTKRLTIPGPERFADVKRGSGKQKVATTMAFVRLLKDIMKDKEFGKRWVPIIPDEARTFGLDSIFPTAKIYSPHGQRYTSVDRDLFLSYKESTTGQILHEGINEAGSVASFTAAGSSYATHDEPMIPMYIFYSMFGFQRTADGLWAAADQMARGFLLGATAGRTTLNGEGLQHEDGHSLLIAATNPAVVAYDPAFSFEIAHIMENGLHRMYGDAQENVLYYLTVYNEPILQPAEPAGVDVEGLLKGIYRYSPAPQVDGPKANVLASGTGMQWALKAQQLLAQDWGVAADVWSVTSWTELRRDAVECEEYNLLNPGAEAKVPYVQHKLAEADGPKVAVSDWMRAVPDLIARWVPGDYTSLGTDGYGMSDTRHALRRHFHVDAESIVVATLRQLARSGAVAATVPAEAAKKYAIDDVNAAPVGETGGDS, from the coding sequence GTGGCTACGGAACGCAAGCGCCCGGTGATCAGCGACGGCCTACCGAGCCAGCTTCCGGACATCGACCCTGAAGAGACCAGCGAATGGGTCGAGTCGCTTGACGGTGTCATCGACGAGCGGGGTGCCAAACGCGCCCGCTACGTCATGCTGCGCCTGCTGGAGCGGGCCCGTGAGCGCCAGGTCGGGGTTCCGCCCCTGACCACCACCGACTACATCAACACGATCACGCCGGAGCGCGAGCCGTGGTTCCCGGGCGACGAGCACGTCGAACGGCGGATCCGGGCCTACGTCCGGTGGAACGCCGCGATGCTGGTGCACCGGGCGCAGCGCCCGGAGATCGGCGTCGGCGGGCACATCTCCACCTTCGCCAGCTCGGCGTCGCTCTACGAGGTGGGCTTCAACCACTTCTTCCGGGGCAAGAACCACCCGGGCGGCGGCGACCACATCTACTACCAGGGTCACGCCTCCCCCGGTATGTACGCGCGGGCGTTCCTGGAGGGGCGGCTCAGCGAGCACCAGCTCGACGGCTTCCGCCAGGAGCTGTCGCACCCCGGCGGCGGGCTGCCGTCGTACCCGCACCCGCGGCTGATGCCGGACTTCTGGGAGTTCCCGACGGTCTCGATGGGCCTCGGCGGGCTGAACGCGATCTACCAGGCCCGGTTCAACCGGTACCTGCAGCACCGCGGCATCAAGGACACCTCGCAGCAGCACGTCTGGGCGTTCCTGGGCGACGGTGAGATGGACGAGCCGGAGACGCTGGGTGCCATCGGCGTGGCCGCCCGCGAGGAGCTGGACAACCTCACCTTCGTGATCAACTGCAACCTCCAGCGGCTGGACGGCCCGGTCCGCGGCAACGGCAAGGTGATGCAGGAGCTGGAGGCGTTCTTCCGGGGCGCCGGCTGGAATGTGATCAAGGTGGTCTGGGGCCGGGAGTGGGACCCGCTGCTCGCCGCGGACACTGACGGCGCGCTGGTCAACCTCATGAACACCACGACCGACGGCGACTACCAGACCTACAAGGCGGAGTCCGGCGCGTACGTGCGGGAGCACTTCTTCGGCCGGGACCCGCGCACCCGCAAGATGGTCGAGCCGCTGAGCGACGACGAGATCTGGAACCTCAAGCGGGGTGGGCACGACTACCGCAAGCTCTACGCGGCCTACAAGGCGGCCACCGAGCACACCGGGCAGCCCACCGTCATCCTGGCGAAGACGATCAAGGGCTGGACGCTCGGCTCGCACTTCGAGGGCCGCAACGCGACCCACCAGATGAAGAAGCTGACGCTGGAGGACCTGAAGACCTTCCGCGACCGCCTCTACCTGGACATTCCGGACTCGGCGCTGGAGGAGAACCCCTACCTGCCGCCGTACTACCACCCGGGCGAGAAGTCCGAGGAGCTGGCGTACCTCAAGGAGCGGCGCGAGCAGCTCGGCGGCTACCTGCCGTCCCGGCGGACCAGCACCAAGCGGCTGACCATCCCCGGTCCGGAGCGGTTCGCCGACGTCAAGCGCGGCTCGGGCAAGCAGAAGGTGGCCACCACCATGGCCTTCGTCCGCCTGCTCAAGGACATCATGAAGGACAAGGAGTTCGGCAAGCGCTGGGTGCCGATCATCCCGGACGAGGCCCGCACCTTCGGCCTCGACTCGATCTTCCCGACTGCGAAGATCTACTCGCCGCACGGCCAGCGCTACACCTCGGTCGACCGGGATCTGTTCCTGTCGTACAAGGAGTCGACCACCGGGCAGATCCTGCACGAGGGGATCAACGAGGCCGGCTCGGTCGCCTCGTTCACCGCGGCGGGCTCCTCGTACGCCACGCACGACGAGCCGATGATCCCGATGTACATCTTCTACTCGATGTTCGGGTTCCAGCGGACCGCCGACGGGCTGTGGGCCGCGGCGGACCAGATGGCGCGGGGCTTCCTGCTCGGCGCGACCGCGGGGCGGACCACGCTCAACGGTGAGGGCCTCCAGCACGAGGACGGCCACTCGCTGCTGATCGCCGCCACCAACCCGGCGGTGGTCGCGTACGACCCGGCGTTCTCCTTCGAGATCGCGCACATCATGGAGAACGGCCTGCACCGGATGTACGGGGACGCGCAGGAGAATGTCCTCTACTACCTGACGGTCTACAACGAGCCGATCCTCCAGCCGGCCGAGCCGGCCGGGGTGGACGTGGAGGGCCTGCTCAAGGGCATCTACCGCTACTCGCCGGCACCGCAGGTCGACGGCCCGAAGGCCAACGTGCTCGCCTCCGGCACCGGCATGCAGTGGGCGCTCAAGGCCCAGCAGCTGCTCGCCCAGGACTGGGGGGTGGCCGCCGACGTCTGGTCGGTGACCTCCTGGACCGAACTGCGCCGCGACGCGGTGGAGTGCGAGGAGTACAACCTGCTCAACCCGGGCGCCGAGGCGAAGGTGCCGTACGTCCAGCACAAGCTGGCCGAGGCGGACGGGCCGAAGGTCGCGGTCAGCGACTGGATGCGCGCGGTGCCGGACCTGATCGCCCGCTGGGTGCCCGGCGACTACACGTCGCTCGGCACCGACGGCTACGGCATGTCGGACACCCGGCACGCGCTGCGTCGGCACTTCCACGTCGACGCCGAGTCGATCGTGGTCGCCACGCTGCGGCAGCTCGCCCGCAGCGGCGCGGTCGCGGCAACCGTTCCGGCCGAGGCCGCCAAGAAGTACGCGATCGACGACGTGAACGCCGCCCCGGTCGGCGAGACCGGCGGCGACAGCTGA
- a CDS encoding MarR family transcriptional regulator, with the protein MAQEVVPGTGGPVDRAGLAADVVRRMAHVTAALRHRQGAAFAELGLTPAAARALYELDPDRPLPARDLAERLGCDRSNVTALADKLEQAGLVERRTDPVDRRQKALVVTGKGRGVRDRVTEVMSDSRLLAGLSDRELDTLRDLVWKVSDGGCPEPCGPE; encoded by the coding sequence GTGGCGCAGGAGGTCGTTCCCGGAACGGGCGGGCCGGTGGACCGTGCCGGCCTGGCCGCCGACGTGGTGCGCCGGATGGCGCACGTGACCGCCGCCCTGCGGCACCGGCAGGGCGCCGCGTTCGCCGAGCTGGGGCTCACCCCGGCGGCGGCCCGGGCGCTGTATGAGCTGGATCCGGACCGGCCGCTGCCGGCCCGCGACCTCGCCGAGCGGCTGGGTTGCGACCGGTCGAACGTGACCGCGCTGGCCGACAAGCTGGAGCAGGCCGGCCTGGTCGAGCGTCGCACCGACCCGGTCGACCGGCGGCAGAAGGCGTTGGTCGTGACCGGAAAGGGCCGCGGCGTACGGGACCGGGTGACCGAGGTGATGTCCGACTCCCGACTCCTGGCCGGGCTGAGCGATCGGGAGCTGGACACCCTGCGCGACCTGGTGTGGAAGGTGTCCGACGGTGGCTGTCCGGAGCCCTGCGGGCCGGAGTGA
- a CDS encoding GH1 family beta-glucosidase: MSTAPMPEFPAGFRWGVSTSAHQIEGATTADGRGPSIWDTFAHSPGRISDGSNGAVACDHYHRHTEDVALLAGLGVSAYRFSIAWPRVQPAGTGPANPAGLGFYDRLVDELLAAGIDPVATLYHWDLPQPLEDTGGWLHRDTAARFAEYADLTAARLGDRVRLWITLNEPFIHMSLGYGMGVHAPGRMLLFDAFLVAHHQLLGHGLAVAALRTRTASPVAIANNYSPVRVLGDGDADRAAGAAYEALHNRLFTDPLLGRGYPELPGFDAGVVHPGDLDTIAAPIDVLGVNYYNPTGVRAAEEGSPLPFDLVPLEGYPRTAFDWPVAPDGLHDLLGWLRDTYGDALPPIEITESGCAYDDVPDPDGRVPDPDRIAYLDGHLRAVRSAIDDGVDVRGYFVWSLLDNWEWAEGFTKRFGLVHVDYASQTRTPKSSYTWLRDVIAPSRPGSAR; this comes from the coding sequence ATGTCGACCGCACCGATGCCCGAATTCCCAGCCGGCTTCCGCTGGGGCGTCTCCACCTCGGCCCACCAGATCGAGGGCGCCACCACGGCCGACGGGCGCGGGCCGTCCATCTGGGACACCTTCGCGCACTCCCCCGGTCGGATCAGCGACGGCAGCAACGGCGCGGTGGCCTGCGACCACTACCACCGACACACCGAGGACGTGGCGCTGCTGGCCGGGCTCGGCGTCTCGGCGTACCGGTTCTCCATCGCCTGGCCCCGGGTGCAACCCGCCGGCACCGGCCCGGCCAACCCCGCCGGCCTGGGCTTCTACGACCGGCTGGTGGACGAACTGCTGGCCGCCGGCATCGACCCGGTGGCCACCCTGTACCACTGGGACCTGCCCCAACCACTCGAGGACACCGGCGGCTGGCTGCACCGCGACACCGCCGCCCGGTTCGCCGAGTACGCCGACCTGACCGCCGCCCGGCTCGGTGACCGGGTCCGGCTATGGATCACCCTGAACGAGCCGTTCATCCACATGAGCCTCGGCTACGGCATGGGCGTACACGCCCCCGGCCGGATGCTGCTCTTCGACGCCTTCCTGGTCGCCCACCACCAACTGCTCGGCCACGGGCTCGCGGTCGCCGCGCTGCGGACCCGCACCGCCAGCCCGGTGGCGATCGCCAACAACTACTCCCCCGTGCGGGTGCTCGGCGACGGCGACGCCGACCGGGCCGCCGGGGCCGCGTACGAGGCGCTGCACAACCGTCTTTTCACCGACCCGCTGCTCGGCCGGGGCTACCCGGAGCTGCCCGGCTTCGACGCCGGCGTGGTCCATCCCGGTGACCTGGACACGATCGCCGCGCCGATCGACGTGCTCGGGGTCAACTACTACAACCCGACCGGCGTACGGGCCGCCGAGGAGGGGTCGCCGCTGCCGTTCGACCTGGTCCCGCTCGAGGGCTACCCGCGCACCGCCTTCGACTGGCCGGTGGCCCCCGACGGGCTGCACGACCTGCTCGGCTGGCTGCGTGACACGTACGGCGACGCGCTGCCGCCGATCGAGATCACCGAGAGCGGCTGCGCGTACGACGACGTGCCGGACCCGGACGGGCGGGTACCGGACCCGGACCGGATCGCGTACCTCGACGGGCACCTGCGGGCGGTCCGGTCCGCCATCGACGACGGGGTGGACGTACGCGGGTACTTCGTGTGGTCGCTGCTCGACAACTGGGAGTGGGCCGAGGGGTTCACCAAGCGCTTCGGTCTGGTGCACGTCGATTACGCCAGTCAGACCCGTACACCGAAGTCCTCGTACACCTGGCTGCGGGACGTGATCGCGCCCAGCCGGCCGGGGTCGGCGCGGTGA
- a CDS encoding YjbQ family protein, with protein sequence MRSDVITVQTGSRPAVRDITAEAQGFVSSEGDGLLHVFVPHATAGLAIIETGSGSDDDLLRALDDLLPSDDRWRHRHGSPGHGRDHVLPAFVPPYATLPVLGGRLALGTWQSLCLVDTNGDNPTRQVRFSFLPA encoded by the coding sequence ATGCGCAGTGACGTGATCACCGTCCAGACCGGGTCCCGACCGGCCGTCCGGGACATCACCGCCGAGGCCCAGGGGTTCGTCTCCAGCGAGGGCGACGGCCTGCTGCACGTCTTCGTGCCGCACGCCACCGCCGGACTGGCGATCATCGAGACCGGCTCCGGCTCCGACGACGACCTGCTCCGGGCGCTGGACGACCTGCTCCCCAGCGACGACCGCTGGCGGCACCGGCACGGCTCGCCCGGCCACGGCCGCGACCACGTGCTGCCGGCGTTCGTGCCGCCGTACGCCACGCTGCCGGTGCTCGGCGGCCGGCTCGCGCTGGGCACCTGGCAGTCGCTCTGCCTGGTCGACACCAACGGCGACAACCCGACCCGCCAGGTCCGCTTCTCGTTCCTCCCAGCCTGA